In Homalodisca vitripennis isolate AUS2020 unplaced genomic scaffold, UT_GWSS_2.1 ScUCBcl_9812;HRSCAF=18429, whole genome shotgun sequence, one genomic interval encodes:
- the LOC124374730 gene encoding uncharacterized protein LOC124374730, with the protein MSELSKELKRVLAENTQLKKENQELRGDISGLHVRVRNLEQYSRRQNVEIDGIPETQGENVLRVLESVAEAVGVELKKENIVAAHRIPSFNKKRTPPIIVRFSTYEERDTWIREYKSMRPLMLNMINPGFKSSAKVFVNEHISPENKLLLAKTKEAARNKGFKYVWSRDGKIFVRKEDGEKCKKIDSAADLETLQKDRVQITKIRLEDGRIEQNPQAIANLFNDYFVSVAQQLITSPPGPRPDTL; encoded by the exons ATGAGTGAATTATCGAAAGAACTAAAAAGAGTCCTGGCGGAAAATAcccaattaaaaaaagagaaccaAGAACTACGAGGGGACATCTCCGGCCTCCACGTACGAGTGAGAAACCTGGAACAGTACTCAAGAAGGCAGAATGTCGAGATTGATGGCATTCCCGAAACCCAGGGAGAAAACGTACTCAGAGTCTTGGAAAGTGTCGCTGAGGCAGTGGGGGTTGAACTCAAAAAGGAGAATATCGTCGCAGCCCACCGCATCCCATCCTTTAACAAGAAGAGGACACCACCCATCATCGTAAGGTTCTCGACCTACGAAGAGCGGGACACCTGGATCAGGGAATACAAGAGCATGCGGCCTCTAATGCTCAACATGATCAACCCAGGATTCAAGAGCTCTGCCAAGGTGTTTGTAAACGAACATATTTCACCTGAGAACAAGCTGCTTCTGGCTAAAACCAAGGAAGCTGCCAGAAACAAGGGCTTCAAGTACGTCTGGAGTAGAGACGGCAAAATATTTGTGCGGAAGGAAGACGGAGAAAAGTGCAAAAAAATTGATAGCGCAGCCGATCTAGAGACACTACAA AAAGATAGAGTGCAAATAACTAAGATAAGATTAGAAGACGGACGGATAGAACAGAATCCGCAGGCGATAGCGAACCTGTTTAATGATTACTTTGTGTCTGTTGCGCAACAGCTGATAACCAGCCCTCCCGGCCCGCGTCCCGACACACTCAG